From Sphingopyxis sp. MWB1, a single genomic window includes:
- a CDS encoding TonB-dependent receptor: protein MKSSSLHAGRLLRSSALGMSLAVAVAAAPASAQDADANPQNEAYDDSAVIVVTAQGRSQLLSDVPVAISAVSAETLQNSGANDIRQLNQVAPSLLVSSTGSEANGSARIRGIGTVGDNPGLESSVPVFIDGVYRSRSGIGLNELGEIDRVEVQRGPQGTLGGRNSSAGLISIYSKKPEFQFGGSGEITYGNYDYWRLGGSITGPISDTLAARLDGIWVKRDGFYKDEANDTRVNDRDRYFLRGQLLFEPTDALSVRLIGDYTYRDEKCCAAVFIDNSVNPLIGDLNNPSRLPGVPLAGNQNNIIQVLTDLGQDPSAFSQGYDRNISVTPGRSYAGQTKDYGFSGQIDYDFGGATLTSITAYREYRSSQAGDLDYGTVDILYRADDPDTYRQFHTFTQELRLQGEAFDGKLDWLVGGFYANEKLTVRDNLRFGEDYGKFAACRLVTGSTLVPFYDPSTTNCISPTGQFALGNNLIPTLPTGVGPLILAGVNNLASISDRGSINDVYRQNGKNWALFTHNIFHITDKLDFTFGVRYTNDKKKFSATFTNDNTACVANQALFEPLLSGPLAATAAGILGLSCQGNSTSELDGVSIRDKRSEDEWTGTAILSYKPIHDLMLYASYSRGYKAGGFNLDRSALKPPVILAGANSSSSFAAVGGAQALVGNLQFDPEQVNSYELGAKYATGPFSLGLTLFRSDFENFQLNTFNGSTYIVQTINGCTSDLAGGDRDQSKFTGAPNYNPAAATTGACAAEDVSWGVRSQGFELEASLVPARSFRMTAGLTYARTKYRDNLVGNSAGDPLDQALRKLPGDNMSNAPELVATGSIAWTPDIGSSGMTGLVYLDGRMTSDYNTGSDLFPQKEQDGYAIINARVGLRGADEKWGIELWAQNLFNKQYAQVAFNSPFQEGATSSGTAFADPQYPGGRQIFSMFLAEPRTYGVTLRGKF, encoded by the coding sequence ATGAAATCATCTTCCCTTCACGCTGGACGTCTTTTGCGTAGCAGCGCATTGGGCATGTCCTTGGCAGTCGCTGTCGCGGCGGCCCCCGCTTCGGCGCAGGATGCAGACGCCAACCCGCAGAATGAAGCCTATGACGACAGCGCCGTCATCGTCGTGACCGCGCAGGGCCGTTCGCAGCTCTTGTCGGACGTCCCCGTGGCCATTTCGGCGGTCAGTGCTGAAACGCTACAGAACAGCGGCGCCAATGACATTCGCCAACTCAATCAGGTGGCGCCGTCGCTGCTCGTATCCTCAACAGGTTCCGAAGCCAATGGCTCGGCGCGTATTCGCGGCATCGGCACCGTGGGTGACAACCCCGGTCTTGAAAGCTCGGTCCCGGTGTTCATCGACGGCGTTTATCGCTCGCGCTCGGGCATCGGGCTCAACGAGCTTGGGGAAATCGACCGCGTAGAGGTGCAGCGCGGTCCGCAAGGCACCCTGGGTGGCCGCAATTCCTCGGCGGGTCTGATCAGCATTTACTCGAAAAAGCCTGAGTTCCAGTTCGGTGGATCGGGCGAAATTACCTATGGTAATTATGATTACTGGCGTCTTGGTGGCAGCATTACCGGGCCGATCAGTGACACGCTCGCCGCACGCCTCGATGGCATTTGGGTCAAGCGCGACGGCTTCTATAAAGATGAAGCCAATGATACGCGGGTGAATGACCGCGATCGTTATTTCCTGCGCGGTCAATTGCTTTTCGAACCGACCGACGCGCTGTCGGTGCGCTTGATCGGCGATTATACCTATCGCGACGAAAAATGCTGCGCGGCGGTTTTCATCGACAATAGCGTCAACCCCTTAATCGGGGATTTGAACAATCCGTCGAGATTGCCGGGTGTGCCTTTGGCGGGCAACCAGAATAATATCATTCAGGTTCTTACCGATCTGGGGCAAGATCCCAGCGCTTTCAGCCAAGGCTATGACCGCAATATTTCGGTTACGCCGGGACGCAGCTATGCTGGTCAGACCAAGGATTATGGCTTCTCGGGCCAGATTGATTATGATTTCGGCGGTGCAACGCTGACCTCGATCACCGCCTATCGCGAATATCGCTCAAGCCAGGCCGGCGATCTTGATTATGGCACGGTCGATATTCTCTATCGCGCCGACGACCCCGACACCTATCGCCAGTTCCATACCTTTACCCAGGAATTGCGCTTGCAGGGAGAGGCTTTCGACGGCAAGCTCGACTGGCTGGTCGGCGGTTTTTATGCGAACGAAAAGCTGACTGTTCGCGACAATCTGCGTTTCGGCGAGGATTATGGCAAGTTCGCGGCGTGCCGTCTCGTCACTGGGTCTACACTGGTGCCGTTCTACGACCCTAGCACCACCAACTGCATCAGCCCTACGGGACAATTCGCGCTGGGTAATAACCTGATTCCGACGCTGCCGACCGGCGTCGGCCCTCTAATCTTGGCAGGGGTAAATAATCTAGCGTCGATTAGCGACCGCGGAAGCATAAACGACGTCTATCGCCAGAACGGCAAGAATTGGGCGCTGTTCACGCACAATATTTTTCACATCACCGACAAGCTTGATTTTACCTTCGGTGTCCGGTACACCAACGATAAGAAGAAGTTTTCGGCGACCTTTACCAACGACAATACCGCTTGCGTCGCCAATCAGGCATTGTTCGAGCCGTTGCTCAGCGGCCCTCTCGCAGCTACCGCTGCAGGCATATTGGGCCTGAGTTGTCAGGGCAACTCAACCTCTGAACTTGACGGCGTGTCGATCCGCGACAAAAGGAGCGAGGACGAATGGACCGGGACGGCCATTCTTTCTTACAAGCCGATTCATGATCTGATGCTCTATGCCAGCTATTCGCGTGGCTATAAGGCCGGGGGTTTCAACCTCGATCGTTCGGCACTGAAGCCACCTGTGATTCTGGCCGGAGCGAATTCCAGTTCCAGTTTTGCCGCCGTCGGTGGCGCGCAAGCGTTGGTCGGCAATCTTCAATTCGATCCCGAACAGGTAAACAGCTATGAGTTGGGCGCCAAATATGCGACCGGACCTTTCAGCCTGGGCCTGACGCTCTTCCGGTCGGATTTCGAGAATTTCCAGCTCAATACCTTCAACGGCTCGACCTATATCGTCCAGACGATCAACGGCTGCACCAGCGATCTTGCTGGCGGCGATCGTGATCAGAGCAAATTCACGGGCGCGCCCAATTATAATCCGGCCGCAGCGACTACGGGGGCTTGCGCCGCCGAGGATGTTAGCTGGGGCGTGCGCTCGCAAGGCTTTGAGCTCGAGGCGTCGCTGGTCCCGGCGCGCAGCTTCCGCATGACGGCGGGTCTGACCTATGCGCGCACCAAATATCGCGACAATCTGGTTGGCAACAGCGCAGGCGATCCGCTCGATCAGGCGCTGCGCAAGCTGCCCGGCGACAATATGTCGAACGCGCCCGAACTGGTCGCGACGGGCAGCATCGCCTGGACGCCCGATATCGGTAGCAGCGGCATGACCGGTCTTGTGTATCTCGATGGCCGCATGACCAGCGATTATAACACCGGGTCCGACCTGTTCCCGCAAAAGGAGCAGGATGGCTATGCGATCATCAACGCACGCGTGGGTCTGCGCGGCGCGGATGAGAAATGGGGCATCGAATTGTGGGCGCAGAATCTGTTCAACAAACAATATGCGCAGGTTGCCTTCAATTCACCCTTCCAGGAAGGGGCAACCTCAAGCGGAACAGCCTTTGCTGACCCCCAATATCCCGGCGGGCGCCAGATTTTCTCGATGTTCCTGGCCGAACCCAGGACCTATGGCGTGACGCTGCGCGGCAAATTCTGA
- the pdeM gene encoding ligase-associated DNA damage response endonuclease PdeM — protein sequence MPAAPTFVFAGDDFVPLAERALFWPRQGALIVADLHLEKGSWYAAQGQPLPPYDSQDTLDRLGALVQKMGARAIWCLGDSFHDRHADTRIAPAAAARLLAQTSATRVTWVAGNHDGLTGGAWGGEIADELYIDGLVLRHQSKPGERRPEISGHFHPKLRINIRGRPVSRPCFAADEQRLILPAFGSLTGGLDVADPAIGKNFTGQAYHAMLVAGDRLLRFPCRPPRSMTLRQACNGAI from the coding sequence ATGCCTGCCGCCCCCACTTTTGTCTTTGCTGGCGATGATTTTGTGCCACTGGCGGAGCGTGCGCTTTTCTGGCCACGCCAAGGCGCGCTGATCGTTGCCGATCTGCATCTGGAAAAGGGCAGCTGGTATGCGGCGCAGGGGCAGCCGCTTCCTCCCTATGACAGCCAGGATACGCTCGACCGGCTCGGAGCACTTGTCCAGAAAATGGGCGCGCGGGCTATCTGGTGTCTGGGCGACAGCTTTCACGACCGGCATGCCGACACGCGGATCGCGCCCGCCGCCGCTGCACGCCTGCTGGCGCAGACCAGCGCGACGCGGGTGACTTGGGTCGCGGGGAATCATGACGGGTTGACTGGCGGGGCCTGGGGCGGCGAAATCGCCGATGAACTGTATATCGACGGGCTGGTCCTGCGCCACCAAAGCAAGCCGGGGGAGCGGCGCCCCGAAATCTCCGGGCATTTTCATCCCAAACTTCGCATCAATATCCGAGGGCGGCCGGTATCGCGCCCGTGCTTCGCCGCTGATGAGCAGCGACTGATTCTCCCGGCCTTTGGCAGTTTGACGGGGGGGCTTGATGTCGCGGACCCGGCGATCGGTAAAAATTTTACCGGTCAGGCCTATCACGCGATGCTGGTCGCCGGGGACCGGCTGCTGCGGTTCCCCTGTCGGCCACCTCGGTCGATGACGTTACGGCAAGCTTGCAACGGCGCGATTTAA
- a CDS encoding retroviral-like aspartic protease family protein — MAVPVMVEGKGPYSFLVDTGSERTVIARELAQRLKLADGQKLRIATIGSSTLVPSFQIASLEMTHLRLRPFDAPALAGRHIGAPGLIGVDMLENQRVLIDFRDETMQIVETAPRARPVIRDSDAIVVTARNSAGRLILSDARIAGRRVDVIVDTGAQTSVGNPALQRLILKRRENRLPLFPVVLNAVSGEQVTAQRTILKRIRINGVDVTDLPVSFADAHAFHALGLGDRPALFLGMDGLAVFDRVEMDFPNKRIIFDLPDDAGARPLIRRGWGSRLDV; from the coding sequence ATGGCTGTGCCAGTGATGGTGGAAGGGAAGGGGCCATACAGTTTTCTGGTCGATACGGGCTCTGAACGCACGGTGATCGCGCGCGAACTGGCGCAGCGGCTGAAGCTGGCGGACGGGCAAAAACTGCGCATTGCCACCATCGGCAGTTCGACCTTGGTCCCGTCTTTTCAGATCGCTTCGCTGGAGATGACCCATTTGCGGCTGAGGCCCTTTGATGCGCCCGCGCTAGCGGGACGGCATATTGGCGCCCCCGGGCTGATCGGGGTCGATATGCTCGAAAATCAACGGGTGCTGATCGATTTTCGTGACGAAACGATGCAGATCGTCGAAACCGCTCCCCGCGCCCGCCCCGTCATTCGCGACAGCGATGCCATTGTCGTGACAGCCAGAAACAGCGCGGGCCGGTTGATCCTGTCCGATGCGCGCATTGCTGGACGACGCGTCGATGTTATCGTCGACACGGGCGCGCAGACGAGTGTCGGCAATCCCGCGCTTCAGCGTCTGATTCTCAAGCGTCGCGAAAATCGCCTGCCGCTCTTTCCTGTCGTGCTCAACGCCGTGTCGGGTGAACAAGTTACAGCGCAGCGCACCATTCTCAAGCGCATCCGTATCAACGGCGTGGACGTTACCGACCTGCCGGTTTCTTTTGCCGATGCCCATGCGTTTCACGCGCTTGGACTGGGTGATCGACCGGCCTTGTTTCTGGGAATGGATGGGCTGGCTGTGTTTGACCGGGTGGAGATGGACTTTCCGAATAAGCGGATCATTTTCGATTTGCCCGACGATGCGGGGGCGCGTCCGTTGATCCGCCGGGGCTGGGGTAGCCGACTGGACGTTTAG
- a CDS encoding ligase-associated DNA damage response DEXH box helicase, whose amino-acid sequence MVLPAPFLQWFTARGWRLRRHQAEMLAAAERGEHALLVAATGAGKTLAGFLPSLVDLAAHPTEGLHSLYISPLKALAADVERNLGAPIAEMKLPIRVESRSGDTSSDKKARQRAKPPHILLTTPESLSLLLSYPDSFALFADLKTVVIDEIHAFASGKRGDLLSLSLARLHRIAPGLRRVGLSATIADAGAYRRWLAPGGAEKQVTLVEGEAGADPDIGILLPEGAVPWAGHSGRYAVHQVMAEVARNRTTIIFCNTRGLAELIFQELWKVNDLSLPIAIHHGSLDREARQRAEQAMSEGRLRALVATSSLDLGLDWGNVDCVIQMGAPKGSSRLLQRIGRANHRLDEPSRALIVPGNRFEYLEARAALDAVEAGERDADHFRPGALDVLAQHVMALACAAPFQEAELLAEIQSAHPYRGISATQFARLLAFVRDGGYALKSYDRFRRLAPDDKGGWRISHPRLAAQHRLNAGIIVDAPTLDVRFRNGRRLGTVEEYFASTLAPGDTFAFAGLSLEVDAIRDSDLYVRATARPARIPSYVGARMALSTRLADRVRAFLADPNSWKRFPDDVQAWLRMQQRRSALPGQDELLMETFPHEGAHYLVVYPFDGWNAHQSLGMLISKRMERAGLGPLGFVASDYALALWSLRPVTDPAPLFESSILEDEFVEWVESSHLLKRAFREVAVIGGLIERQHPGKRKTGRQVTFSTDLIFDVLRKYEPDHLLMEAAWADARERLTDVGRLGDLLDRAAGTMVHRALDRISPLAVPVLVLIGRENIAAADVDDALLGELADMLAAQAMQGD is encoded by the coding sequence ATGGTGCTTCCCGCCCCCTTTCTTCAATGGTTCACCGCGCGCGGCTGGCGGCTGCGGCGGCATCAGGCGGAGATGCTGGCGGCGGCGGAACGGGGCGAGCATGCCCTGCTCGTCGCTGCGACGGGGGCGGGTAAAACGCTCGCCGGCTTTCTTCCCAGCCTTGTCGATCTCGCCGCTCACCCGACAGAGGGGCTACACAGTCTTTATATTTCCCCGCTAAAGGCACTCGCTGCCGATGTGGAGCGCAACCTAGGCGCGCCGATCGCCGAGATGAAGCTGCCGATCCGCGTTGAAAGCCGCAGCGGCGATACGTCGTCGGACAAAAAGGCGCGGCAGCGGGCCAAACCGCCCCATATCCTGCTCACCACTCCCGAATCCTTGTCGCTACTGCTTTCCTACCCCGACAGTTTTGCTCTCTTTGCCGATCTGAAAACGGTGGTGATCGACGAGATTCACGCCTTTGCCAGCGGAAAGCGTGGCGACTTGCTTAGCTTGTCGCTTGCCCGGCTCCACCGTATCGCGCCCGGCCTGCGCAGGGTCGGCCTGTCGGCGACCATCGCCGATGCCGGTGCCTATCGACGCTGGCTCGCTCCCGGCGGCGCAGAAAAACAAGTGACGCTTGTCGAAGGCGAAGCAGGGGCTGACCCGGATATCGGAATATTATTGCCGGAAGGGGCGGTGCCTTGGGCCGGCCATTCGGGCCGTTACGCGGTGCACCAAGTCATGGCCGAAGTGGCGCGCAACCGCACCACCATTATTTTCTGCAACACGCGCGGTCTCGCCGAACTGATCTTTCAGGAGCTTTGGAAGGTCAACGATCTGTCGCTGCCCATCGCCATCCATCACGGCAGCCTCGACCGCGAGGCGCGGCAACGGGCGGAGCAGGCGATGTCCGAAGGGCGTTTGCGTGCGCTCGTCGCGACCTCCAGTCTCGACCTGGGGCTCGATTGGGGAAATGTCGATTGCGTCATCCAGATGGGTGCGCCCAAAGGCTCCTCACGGCTGCTGCAGCGCATCGGTCGGGCCAATCATCGCCTTGACGAGCCAAGCCGCGCCTTGATCGTCCCCGGCAATCGCTTCGAATATCTGGAGGCGCGGGCGGCCCTCGATGCCGTCGAGGCGGGCGAACGCGATGCCGATCATTTTCGTCCTGGCGCGCTCGACGTTCTGGCTCAGCATGTCATGGCGCTCGCATGCGCGGCGCCTTTTCAGGAAGCTGAGCTGCTAGCCGAAATCCAGAGCGCGCATCCCTATCGCGGGATCAGTGCGACCCAATTTGCGCGATTGCTCGCTTTCGTTCGCGACGGTGGCTATGCGCTTAAAAGCTATGACCGTTTTCGCCGTCTGGCGCCCGACGACAAGGGCGGATGGCGCATATCGCACCCGCGGCTGGCGGCGCAGCATCGTCTGAATGCGGGGATAATCGTCGATGCCCCCACGCTGGACGTGCGTTTTCGCAACGGGCGTCGGCTGGGGACGGTTGAGGAATATTTTGCGAGCACGCTGGCGCCGGGGGACACCTTTGCCTTTGCGGGCCTGAGCCTGGAAGTCGATGCGATCCGAGATAGCGATCTTTATGTTCGCGCCACGGCACGGCCCGCGCGCATTCCTTCCTATGTCGGCGCGCGCATGGCGCTCTCGACCCGGCTTGCCGATCGCGTGCGGGCCTTTTTGGCCGACCCCAACAGTTGGAAGCGCTTTCCTGATGATGTGCAGGCGTGGCTGCGAATGCAGCAGCGGCGCTCGGCTTTGCCCGGGCAAGACGAACTGCTGATGGAAACATTCCCGCATGAGGGCGCGCATTATCTGGTCGTCTATCCGTTTGACGGATGGAACGCACATCAGTCGCTCGGCATGCTCATCAGTAAAAGGATGGAGCGTGCGGGTCTAGGGCCGCTTGGCTTTGTCGCGTCGGATTATGCCCTGGCGCTCTGGTCGTTGCGTCCGGTGACCGACCCTGCCCCCTTGTTTGAATCGTCGATATTGGAGGATGAGTTTGTCGAATGGGTGGAAAGCTCTCACCTGCTGAAGCGCGCTTTTCGTGAAGTGGCGGTCATCGGCGGCTTGATCGAGCGGCAACATCCCGGCAAGCGCAAGACCGGGCGGCAGGTAACCTTCTCGACCGATCTGATTTTTGATGTTCTGCGCAAATATGAACCCGACCATCTGTTGATGGAGGCGGCGTGGGCCGATGCGCGCGAACGGTTGACCGACGTCGGACGATTGGGAGATTTGCTCGACAGGGCTGCGGGCACCATGGTGCATCGCGCGCTCGATCGCATCAGTCCGCTTGCCGTGCCGGTTCTGGTATTGATCGGACGCGAAAATATCGCGGCTGCAGATGTCGATGATGCGCTGCTCGGTGAGCTTGCGGACATGCTTGCGGCGCAGGCGATGCAGGGCGATTGA
- a CDS encoding septal ring lytic transglycosylase RlpA family protein has protein sequence MRRSIAILASMLLIAPAAPAAAQDNASDSEAIFGSGTASYYGRELAGNRTASGERFDPNALTAAHRTLPFGSRVRVTNMDNGQSVVVRINDRGPFAHGRVIDVSHAAAREIGMHRSGLAPVSMSLIDEDNLAD, from the coding sequence ATGCGACGCTCTATCGCAATTCTAGCATCGATGTTGCTGATCGCGCCGGCGGCGCCCGCGGCGGCACAGGATAATGCCAGCGACAGCGAAGCGATATTCGGCAGCGGCACGGCCAGCTATTATGGCAGGGAACTGGCTGGAAACCGCACCGCCAGCGGCGAACGCTTCGACCCGAATGCATTGACAGCCGCGCACCGCACCTTGCCCTTTGGTAGCCGGGTTCGCGTCACAAATATGGACAATGGTCAAAGTGTGGTGGTGCGGATCAACGACCGCGGCCCCTTTGCCCATGGTCGTGTGATCGATGTCAGCCATGCTGCTGCGCGAGAGATCGGCATGCACCGCAGCGGTTTGGCTCCGGTCAGCATGTCGTTAATCGACGAGGATAATCTCGCCGATTAA
- the gyrB gene encoding DNA topoisomerase (ATP-hydrolyzing) subunit B gives MTNMPENAAPEGASKQANTNSYGAESIKVLKGLDAVRKRPGMYIGDTDDGSGLHHMVFEVSDNAIDEALAGHCDLVLITLNPDGSVSVEDNGRGIPTGIHAEEGISAAEVIMTQLHAGGKFENTSDDNAYKVSGGLHGVGVSVVNALSEWLELTIWRDGEEHWMRFEHGDSVAPLKVTGPAPAGKKGTRVTFQASTDTFKNVTEFDFQKLEHRYRELAFLNSGVRIKLVDARHAEHEVHDLYYEGGIAAFVKFLDRNKNPLLPDPIAISSERDGIGIDVALEWNDSYYENVLCFTNNIPQRDGGTHLAAFRAALTRTLNNYGEKSGILKKEKVSLTGEDMREGLTAIVSVKLPDPKFSSQTKDKLVSSEVRQPLESLMADRMTEWLEENPAYAKVVLQKVIDAAAAREAAKKARELTRRKGAMDIASLPGKLADCQERDPTKCELFLVEGDSAGGSAKQGRDRHVQAILPLKGKILNVERARFDRIISSKEVGTLIQALGTGIRDEFNLEKLRYHKIVIMTDADVDGAHIRTLLLTFFYRQMPEIIENGHLYIAQPPLYKVAKGRSEVYLKDDNALENYLVDAGIDALLLETAGGARSGQDLRALIDHGRRLRALMRYIPRSLDHGLVEAMALAGALDPDLDAGGRHSAAATSAEWLNGAEVALNGNGEAKWTVTPAEGGGYIMERRWRGVSDHHVIDTAFLASQEARRLHKLASEEADTYARPARLVKGTANLATDSSEGDNSEASVASSIKAVAVTRPSELLEAIFAHSRKGLAISRYKGLGEMNAEQLWETTLDPENRSLLRVEAEQADVAHEIFERLMGDEVEPRRDFIQTNALSVANLDV, from the coding sequence ATGACGAATATGCCCGAAAATGCCGCGCCCGAAGGTGCATCGAAACAAGCCAATACCAACAGCTATGGCGCTGAGTCCATCAAGGTTCTGAAAGGGCTGGACGCGGTTCGCAAACGGCCCGGCATGTATATTGGCGACACCGACGATGGATCGGGTCTGCACCATATGGTGTTTGAAGTGTCCGACAATGCGATAGATGAGGCATTGGCGGGTCATTGTGATCTGGTGCTGATCACGCTGAACCCCGATGGGTCGGTCAGCGTCGAAGATAATGGTCGCGGCATTCCGACAGGAATTCATGCGGAGGAAGGCATTTCGGCCGCTGAAGTCATCATGACCCAGCTCCACGCAGGCGGCAAATTTGAAAACACCAGCGACGATAACGCCTATAAGGTGTCGGGCGGACTGCACGGCGTTGGCGTCAGCGTCGTCAATGCGCTCAGCGAATGGTTGGAATTGACCATCTGGCGCGATGGCGAAGAACATTGGATGCGCTTTGAGCATGGCGATTCGGTCGCGCCGCTGAAGGTCACCGGTCCGGCCCCTGCGGGCAAAAAGGGAACGCGCGTTACCTTCCAGGCTTCGACCGACACCTTCAAAAATGTCACCGAATTTGACTTCCAAAAGCTGGAGCATCGCTATCGTGAGCTCGCTTTTCTGAATTCAGGCGTGCGGATCAAGCTGGTCGATGCGCGTCATGCCGAGCATGAGGTGCATGATCTTTATTATGAAGGCGGGATCGCGGCGTTCGTCAAATTTCTCGATCGCAACAAAAATCCTCTGCTGCCCGATCCGATTGCAATCAGCAGCGAGCGCGACGGAATCGGTATCGATGTCGCGCTTGAGTGGAACGACAGCTATTATGAAAATGTCCTCTGCTTCACGAACAATATCCCGCAGCGCGACGGTGGCACCCATTTGGCGGCCTTTCGGGCGGCGCTCACGCGCACTCTCAACAACTATGGTGAGAAATCGGGCATTCTCAAGAAAGAGAAAGTCAGTCTGACAGGCGAGGATATGCGCGAGGGGCTGACCGCCATTGTCTCGGTCAAATTGCCCGATCCGAAATTTTCATCGCAGACCAAGGACAAGCTTGTGTCTTCGGAAGTGCGTCAGCCGCTGGAAAGCCTGATGGCTGACCGGATGACCGAATGGCTGGAAGAAAATCCAGCCTATGCCAAGGTGGTGTTGCAAAAGGTCATTGATGCCGCGGCGGCACGCGAGGCCGCCAAAAAAGCGCGCGAACTGACGCGGCGCAAAGGGGCGATGGACATCGCATCGCTTCCCGGAAAATTGGCCGATTGTCAGGAGCGCGATCCGACCAAATGCGAATTGTTTCTGGTCGAAGGGGATTCGGCAGGCGGTTCGGCAAAGCAGGGTCGAGATCGCCATGTTCAGGCAATTTTGCCGTTGAAGGGCAAGATTTTGAACGTCGAACGCGCGCGTTTCGATCGGATCATCTCTTCAAAGGAAGTGGGAACGTTAATCCAGGCGCTTGGCACCGGGATTCGCGACGAGTTCAATCTGGAAAAGCTGCGCTATCACAAGATTGTGATCATGACCGACGCCGACGTCGACGGGGCACATATCCGGACGCTTTTGCTGACCTTCTTCTACCGGCAAATGCCCGAAATCATCGAAAATGGGCATCTCTATATCGCCCAGCCGCCGCTGTATAAGGTCGCGAAGGGGCGCAGCGAAGTCTATCTCAAGGACGACAACGCCCTCGAAAATTATCTGGTCGACGCCGGCATCGACGCCCTCCTCTTGGAAACGGCAGGCGGCGCGCGTTCCGGTCAGGATCTGCGGGCCTTGATCGACCATGGACGACGGCTTCGCGCATTGATGCGCTATATTCCGCGCAGCCTCGATCATGGTCTGGTGGAGGCGATGGCGCTTGCCGGTGCGCTCGACCCCGACCTCGACGCCGGCGGGCGGCACAGCGCCGCTGCAACAAGTGCGGAATGGCTGAACGGCGCCGAAGTCGCACTGAACGGTAATGGCGAAGCCAAATGGACGGTGACCCCGGCGGAAGGGGGCGGGTATATAATGGAACGCCGTTGGCGTGGGGTGAGCGATCATCATGTGATCGACACCGCATTTCTGGCAAGCCAGGAAGCGCGCCGTTTGCACAAGCTCGCGAGCGAAGAGGCTGACACCTATGCCCGCCCCGCGCGTTTGGTGAAAGGAACGGCGAACCTTGCTACCGATTCTAGCGAAGGCGACAATAGCGAGGCGAGTGTTGCGTCCAGCATAAAGGCTGTAGCCGTGACCCGGCCATCGGAACTGCTTGAAGCTATTTTCGCTCACAGCCGCAAAGGGCTGGCGATCAGCCGCTATAAGGGGCTGGGCGAAATGAATGCTGAACAATTGTGGGAAACCACATTGGATCCGGAAAATCGTTCGCTGCTGCGGGTCGAGGCCGAGCAGGCCGATGTCGCGCATGAGATTTTCGAGCGCTTGATGGGCGACGAGGTGGAGCCGCGTCGCGACTTTATTCAGACAAACGCTTTGTCGGTGGCCAATTTGGACGTCTGA
- a CDS encoding nitroreductase: MTATEGLVRLARSVTEALHQRRSVRAFSDRPVEPALLRDILASAQRAPSGGNLQPWQVVVLSGAPWQAVKDAVAARIALGREGYQPEYDIYPKHLVDPWQSRRFGVGEALYGALGIPREDKKARLAQFMDNYRGFGAPVMLFLHCSRIMGPPQWADMGMWMQSVMLLLVEAGLASCPQECWAMYGETVRKTLGLDDGQILFSGLAIGYADGDAPVNQWPVPRAALEDVIEWQGFDI; this comes from the coding sequence ATGACCGCGACTGAAGGACTTGTTCGCCTCGCGCGGAGCGTGACCGAAGCGCTGCACCAGCGCCGCTCGGTCCGAGCCTTTTCCGACAGGCCGGTAGAGCCGGCGCTGCTCCGCGACATTCTTGCTTCAGCCCAACGCGCACCATCGGGCGGAAATCTCCAGCCCTGGCAGGTGGTGGTGCTCTCCGGCGCCCCTTGGCAGGCGGTAAAGGATGCGGTTGCCGCGCGTATTGCATTGGGGCGCGAGGGCTATCAGCCGGAATATGACATTTATCCCAAGCACTTGGTCGACCCGTGGCAATCACGGCGCTTTGGCGTGGGCGAGGCGCTTTATGGCGCGCTTGGCATTCCGCGCGAGGATAAAAAGGCACGGCTCGCTCAATTCATGGACAATTACCGGGGTTTCGGCGCACCGGTGATGCTTTTCCTCCATTGTTCGCGCATCATGGGGCCGCCGCAATGGGCCGATATGGGCATGTGGATGCAATCGGTGATGCTGCTGCTCGTCGAGGCGGGACTTGCCAGTTGCCCCCAGGAATGCTGGGCGATGTATGGCGAGACGGTGCGCAAGACGTTGGGCCTCGATGATGGGCAGATTTTGTTCAGTGGACTTGCCATCGGCTATGCGGACGGCGATGCACCGGTGAACCAATGGCCGGTGCCACGCGCCGCGCTGGAAGATGTGATCGAATGGCAGGGGTTTGATATATGA